In Erigeron canadensis isolate Cc75 chromosome 6, C_canadensis_v1, whole genome shotgun sequence, the following are encoded in one genomic region:
- the LOC122603520 gene encoding protein ECERIFERUM 26-like, translating to MLSSKEERSIYDIKISTVGPGYISGQGAVQELTNMDLAMRLHYLRNVYYFKSQAFEGLTIINIKETIFYWMNNAFIPCGRLRKSDSSGRPYIKCNDCGVRFIEARCSMSLDEWLESKDDARHKLLVPNQVLGPDLLYSPLVLMQLTKFQCGGTSVGVSWSHVLGDAFSATSFMNLWGQSTRKIYPAQPLRMVHSVNEAHNSKTPKTDPLAVKRVGPVGDHWVTPNDTSKETYSFYLSWAEMTSLQSKICGDKNHQQIPPFESICTVVWQSLAKVKHGSVVNVVTICKKDPKQPSEGVFTNKSQTIKVVKTDYSVPESSPMKLGLLIMNQAVDEVKKIEEAMESENDLSDFLVYGANLTFVDLLYVPLYELDIRGQTPVYVNCAIDNIGDAGVVLVFPARKNNSDGVTVSITLPENHISELKSVLKKEWSLS from the exons atgctGTCGTCGAAAGAAGAAAGATCGATCTATGACATCAAGATATCAACTGTTGGACCAGGCTATATCTCGGGTCAAGGTGCGGTTCAAGAGCTGACCAACATGGACCTAGCCATGAGGCTTCACTACCTCCGAAATGTTTACTACTTCAAAAGCCAAGCATTTGAAGGGTTAACCATCATCAATATTAAGGAGACCATATTCTATTGGATGAACAACGCCTTCATCCCTTGTGGTCGTTTAAGGAAGTCTGACTCATCAGGCCGGCCTTATATCAAGTGCAACGACTGTGGGGTCCGGTTTATTGAGGCTCGGTGCAGTATGAGCCTCGATGAGTGGCTTGAGTCAAAAGATGATGCCAGACATAAGCTTCTTGTTCCTAACCAAGTCCTTGGTCCTGACTTGCTTTATTCTCCTCTAGTTTTGATGcag TTAACAAAGTTTCAATGTGGAGGCACATCCGTCGGAGTAAGCTGGTCACATGTTCTTGGAGATGCTTTCTCAGCTACTAGCTTCATGAACCTGTGGGGCCAATCCACTAGGAAAATATATCCAGCCCAACCACTTCGGATGGTCCATTCAGTGAATGAGGCCCATAACTCAAAAACTCCAAAAACAGACCCTCTTGCTGTAAAAAGGGTTGGCCCGGTTGGAGACCATTGGGTCACTCCAAATGACACAAGTAAGGAAACATATTCTTTCTATCTTTCTTGGGCCGAAATGACTAGTTTGCAGTCAAAGATATGTGGAGATAAAAACCATCAACAAATTCCACCATTCGAGTCGATTTGCACTGTGGTATGGCAATCTTTAGCCAAGGTTAAACACGGGTCGGTTGTCAATGTTGTGACCATCTGCAAAAAAGATCCGAAACAGCCAAGTGAGGGGGTATTCACAAACAAATCACAAACCATTAAGGTGGTGAAGACAGACTATTCTGTTCCGGAATCAAGCCCTATGAAGCTCGGGCTGCTGATTATGAATCAAGCCGTGGACGAGGTGAAAAAAATTGAGGAAGCCATGGAATCCGAAAATGATTTGTCTGACTTCCTGGTATATGGAGcaaatttgacttttgttgacttgcTATACGTGCCACTTTATGAGCTTGATATACGAGGACAAACGCCCGTTTATGTAAACTGTGCTATAGACAACATTGGAGATGCAGGTGTGGTGTTAGTTTTTCCTGCACGGAAAAATAACTCTGATGGGGTGACAGTTAGCATAACCTTACCTGAAAATCACATATCCGAGCTTAAATCGGTTCTTAAGAAAGAGTGGTCTCTCTCTTAG